A genomic region of Xanthomonas fragariae contains the following coding sequences:
- a CDS encoding DUF3348 domain-containing protein — MAKVSPRASLSGPAFIRLLARLSDAHLAQSNHALADRLSQWIDWTRAVAVSKALDGKLPDTDDLPEPRPLDVEACTRVRTALATSSVADLDAVVARARDDARTAAQADAPTPVLDYAPFRQHYLTMQRGMRTATGDLRGRLRDLLALVSSDMARLAEVDAVMELTLSPHEQTLLNTVPNLLGAHFERLRDAAYASSPSTDRDAAPRPVSDGWLDVFRKDVQSVLLAELDVRFHPIEGLLAALRTR, encoded by the coding sequence ATGGCGAAAGTTTCTCCACGGGCGTCCCTGTCGGGCCCGGCGTTCATTCGCCTGCTTGCTCGCCTCAGCGATGCCCACCTCGCACAGTCCAATCATGCGCTGGCCGATCGGCTGAGCCAGTGGATCGACTGGACGCGCGCGGTCGCGGTGTCCAAGGCACTGGATGGCAAGCTGCCCGATACTGATGACCTGCCCGAGCCGCGCCCGCTCGATGTCGAAGCCTGCACGCGCGTACGCACTGCGCTGGCGACCAGCAGCGTGGCCGATCTGGACGCAGTGGTCGCGCGCGCGCGTGACGATGCACGCACCGCAGCCCAGGCCGATGCGCCCACACCCGTGCTCGACTACGCTCCATTCCGGCAGCACTACCTGACCATGCAACGCGGCATGCGCACCGCTACCGGCGATCTGCGTGGTCGTCTGCGCGACCTGCTGGCGCTGGTGTCCAGCGACATGGCGCGGCTGGCCGAAGTGGATGCGGTAATGGAGCTGACCTTGAGCCCACACGAGCAGACCCTGTTGAACACCGTGCCGAACCTGCTCGGCGCGCACTTCGAGCGCCTACGCGATGCCGCGTACGCGTCCAGCCCGTCAACCGACCGCGATGCCGCACCGCGCCCGGTGTCCGATGGCTGGCTAGATGTCTTTCGCAAAGACGTGCAGAGCGTGTTGCTCGCCGAACTGGATGTTCGTTTTCACCCGATCGAAGGCCTGCTTGCAGCGCTTCGTACCCGCTAA